The genome window GGCCGAGAGTCCCTAAGTCCCTGGCCAAAGTCACCCAGGGGCGACCCGGAGGGCGGGGGGGCTGGGCTGGTGAGGGGGCGGGGCTGGTGAGAAGACTTTACTAGGGGAGCCCAGGGCGCGGAGGGGCTCTTCCCGTGTGCCTCGGGACAGGCTCGGACTCGGGTCATGGTCCGGCCGTCGGAGGAGCTCGGGCGGGGTCAAGGGGCCGCGACCCGGAGCGCTTTACCTTTTTCTTGGCCGCAGCCAATTTGCTCTGCCTGGTTTCTTCCGACATcccggggtggggaggggggaagcgGGGGGGCCACATCACCACAATCCCGGCAGCCACCGCGGAACTGCTTCCGGCAGCTACGGCGCCTCGGTAAGTGGCAGAGAAGGCGGTGCAAGGCGCCTCTAGGCCTCTCGGAAACCCAGCGTGGCCTCCCCTCTCCAAGCCCATTGGTTGAGGGGAACGGTGAATGACAGGGAGGCGTGGTCACGCCGCCGCGAGGCGGGAGCGACGGGTGGAGTCAACGCCGAAAGCTGCGTGCGCAGCCATGACCCCTCTCGGCCGCCAATCGGAGCGGGGGGCGGAGCCGCTCCGGCTTGGTGCGCGCGCAGCTTGACGCGGGTCAGTCGGTGGTCTCCATCGTCGTTTTCTGGTTACGTGAGGCGCCGAGGCTGCCGTTTAACCCCAACCCTGGACTCTCCTACGCACCAGACGACCCCGCTCCGGGTGCCTCGGAGCTCAGGGTTCCGGAGGTGGGCGAGGAGCGCGCAGCGCTGCATTTCACAGCCCTCCCCCGACTCCTCAGGCCTCAGCCCAGACCTGCCCTCCCCAGGCCCCTCGCGACCCGTCCCCCCCAGCGCTCCCTTCCCACAATGCGAACCCCGACCCCAAAGCCCCCTGCCCCATCCCGATAGCCCAGGCGGGGGCCCTGGCAGCCGGGGCGCGGTCCTTCCCCACCGCGGCTCCGCGCCCCCTCGCCGCCCCCCTCACCAGCCCTCTCCTCGGGTTCCTCCCCAGGACCGACCCAGATCTCTTCCCGAGTTGCCATGGGCCCTTCCGGTCACCGGTGAGTATGTCAGCCCCACCGCGCCCTCCGCATCCCAGCACCTGCCCACCCTTCTCCCGCCGCCACGCTGTTCGGAGGCGTCGGTCCTTGcctagccccacccctcccctccccttcctcagaATCGGGGTCCTGCCCTTGCACTCCTGCCTGTCCTTCGCTTCCCCCGccgcctccccacccctgccttcagTCCCGCGTACGGTTTCCCAGGCAAGGAATCCCCCCCGTGCTGGCCTCTCCCTGAACTCCGAGTAGCACTATCTCCTTTTTCCCGGCTCCCCCAAAGCTCAGCCTCCTTCATTTCTCACCCCGAAGATGGATTTTTCAAGCACTCTTTTCGAGGAAATCGCCACTCATTTCTTTTTAGTAGTTCCTTTTgttctttatgcttttttttttttttgagacagttgttAACCccaaagatggaaggagaaaggccACCGACCCAAATCATcctggccaaattaattaaagcaaacaaTTAAGCAAGCTTTTTTAATTCGTGTACACAGGCCGCCTCCCCCTAAGGCGGGGTTGGAGAGGTCAGCCTTGGATTGAAGAAGATGAGGTTTTTACAGCTGGTGGGTGGGGGTTAACAAATGGGGGCTTGGGTGCAAAGTTGGCAGGGTTACAGGAGCAGAGCATGAGCATACATGTTAATTCTAACGACCTCCGACCTCCCGAAACagacatggttgcaaggtggCCATGACAAGGTAGTTATAACAAGGTAATCGCAGGTGGTcatataaccttttgaaacaaaggtaaagccggacggtggtggcgcacgcctttaatcccagcactcgggaggcagagccaggccgatctctgtgagttcgaggccagcctgggctacagagtgagt of Peromyscus maniculatus bairdii isolate BWxNUB_F1_BW_parent chromosome 4, HU_Pman_BW_mat_3.1, whole genome shotgun sequence contains these proteins:
- the Swi5 gene encoding DNA repair protein SWI5 homolog, with protein sequence SRKPSVASPLQAHWLRGTVNDREAWSRRREAGATGGVNAESCVRSHDPSRPPIGAGGGAAPAWCARSLTRVSRWSPSSFSGYVRRRGCRLTPTLDSPTHQTTPLRVPRSSGFRRTDPDLFPSCHGPFRSPRPSPKPEQTDENSSVESLNSDIQKLKERRDMLDKEIAQLVKEGYRVGELENHIALLHEYNDVKDVAQMLLGKLALTRGVTTKELYPDFGLDLSD